The nucleotide sequence CCCGGGCGGTCGCGAGCAGTTCCTCCGCGTGCGCCCTGGCCGTCTCGGAGTCCTCCTGGCCGGCGAGCATCCGGGACAGCTCCCGGACCCGCTCCTCGCCCTCCAGGACGGTGACACCGGACCGGGTGACCGAGCCGTCGTTGGTCTTCTCGACGAGCAGCTGCCGGTCGGCGAAGGCCGCGACCTGCGGCAGGTGGGTGACGACGACGACCTGCGCGGTCCTCGCGAGCTTGGCGAGCCGGCGGCCGATCTCGACCGCCGCCTTGCCGCCGACCCCCGCGTCGACCTCGTCGAAGAGATACGTCGGCACCGGGTCGACCCCGGCGAAGACGACCTCGACCGCGAGCATCACCCGGGACAGCTCACCGCCGGACGCGCCCTTGGCGATCGGCCGGGGCGGGGCGCCGGGATGGGGGGCCAGCAGCAGCTCGACCTCGTCGGCGCCGGACGGGCCGTAGGCCACCCGGCGGCCGCCGACCTCGACGCCGTCGGGGTCCTCGGTCTGCCGGATGTCGAAGGACACGCGCGCGTGGGGCATGGCGAGCGAGGCGAGTTCGGCGGTGACGGCGTCGGCGAACCGGTCGGCCGCCTCGGTACGCGCGTCGGTGAGCCGCTGCGCGAGCACCGAGAGCTCGTCCCGCAGCCGGTCCCGCTCGGCCGTGAGTTCCTCGACGCGGTCGTCGTCGCCGTCGAGCTCGCCGAGCCGGCCGGCGCTCTCCTCGGCCCAGGCGAGGACGCTCGCGATGTCCTCGCCGTACTTCCGCGTCAGCTGGGTGAGCGCCGCGCGCCGCTCCTCGACGGCGGCGAGCCGCAGCGGGTCGGCGTCGAGGTCGTCGGCGTATCCGGCGAGTTCGGTGGCCACGTCGCCGAGCAGGATGGAGATCTCGCCCATCCGGTCGGCGAGGGCGGCGAGGGCCGGGTCGTGCGACCGTACGGACTCCAGCGCCCGCCCGGCGCCCGCGACGAGGGTCGTGGCGTCGACGGACTCGGGGTCCTCGGGCACGCCCGCGAGCGCGGCGTGGGCGAGCGCGGCGGCGGAGGCCAGGGCCTCGGCGTGCCCGAGCCGCTCCGCCTCGGCGGCGAGTTCGGTGTCCTCCCCGGCGCGCGGGGCGACGGCCTCGATCTCACCGAGCCCGAAGCGCAGCAGATCGGCCTCCTGGGCCCGCTCGCGCGCCCGGGTGGTGATCTCGTCGAGTTCGCCGCTGACGGCCCGCAGCCGCCGGTACGCCTCCGCGTAGGCGGCCAGCGGTCCGGAGACGGCCTCGCCCGCGTACCGGTCGAGCGCACCGCGCTGCCGGGCGGGCTTGAGCAGGCCCTGCTGGTCGGTCTGGCCGTGGACGGCGACGAGCTCGTCGGCGAGCTCGGCGAGCAGCCCGACGGGCACGGAACGCCCGCCGAGGTGGGCCCGTGAGCGTCCCTCGGCGGAAACGGTGCGGCTGACGAGCAGCACGCCGTCGTCGAGCTCCGCCCCGGCCTCCTCGGCGCGCAGGGCGGCGGGCGCGCCCGCGGGCACGCTGATCCGCCCCTCGACCACGGCCGAGGCCGCGCCGATCCGCACCAGGGCCGGGTCGGCCCGGCCACCGAGCAGCAGCCCGAGGCTGGTCACGACCATCGTCTTGCCCGCACCGGTCTCACCGGTCACCGCGGTGAAGCCGGGCGACAGC is from Streptomyces venezuelae ATCC 10712 and encodes:
- the recN gene encoding DNA repair protein RecN, yielding MVWGVLEEMRIRSLGVIDDAVVELSPGFTAVTGETGAGKTMVVTSLGLLLGGRADPALVRIGAASAVVEGRISVPAGAPAALRAEEAGAELDDGVLLVSRTVSAEGRSRAHLGGRSVPVGLLAELADELVAVHGQTDQQGLLKPARQRGALDRYAGEAVSGPLAAYAEAYRRLRAVSGELDEITTRARERAQEADLLRFGLGEIEAVAPRAGEDTELAAEAERLGHAEALASAAALAHAALAGVPEDPESVDATTLVAGAGRALESVRSHDPALAALADRMGEISILLGDVATELAGYADDLDADPLRLAAVEERRAALTQLTRKYGEDIASVLAWAEESAGRLGELDGDDDRVEELTAERDRLRDELSVLAQRLTDARTEAADRFADAVTAELASLAMPHARVSFDIRQTEDPDGVEVGGRRVAYGPSGADEVELLLAPHPGAPPRPIAKGASGGELSRVMLAVEVVFAGVDPVPTYLFDEVDAGVGGKAAVEIGRRLAKLARTAQVVVVTHLPQVAAFADRQLLVEKTNDGSVTRSGVTVLEGEERVRELSRMLAGQEDSETARAHAEELLATARADG